Proteins co-encoded in one Bemisia tabaci chromosome 9, PGI_BMITA_v3 genomic window:
- the LOC109034841 gene encoding uncharacterized protein, with product MDAQISTTTKTQPLIKNFSNCEVKSVVQFLCRKGESMSEIHRQIVHVYGAAAICERDIVRWCAELKSESKLRSQSAKLENVGIEKTIPSSTTENSNPTPSPAFGPGQNFVTSTPIVSSTKGEVSSTSQLSTSNLQNTGWADLPTVITLPADERPPLTQVTRALWPIELTQPSFSLPGENAVVGGDSFACGNGSRRTFGVYTYGKSSENRETSDRETTAEDDRCSESGQN from the exons ATGGACGCGCAAATCTCTACAACTACCAAAACTCAGCCGCTCATAAAAAATTTCTCCAACTGTGAGGTCAAGTCTGTAGTGCAGTTTTTGTGCCGAAAGGGAGAGTCAATGTCTGAGATTCATAGACAGATTGTGCATGTTTATGGTGCTGCCGCAATTTGTGAACGGGATATCGTTAGGTGGTGTGCAGAGTTAAAATCGGAAAGCAAACTCCGAAGTCAATCGGCAAAGTTAGAAAACGTTGGCATCGAAAAGACCATTCCAAG TTCGACTACAGAGAACTCTAATCCCACACCGTCCCCTGCTTTCGGCCCCGGACAAAACTTCGTCACTTCGACGCCGATCGTATCAAGCACCAAAGGAGAAGTATCATCAACGTCTCAGCTTTCGACGTCGAACCTTCAGAATACCGGATGGGCGGATCTACCAACCGTGATCACACTTCCGGCGGACGAACGCCCTCCGTTGACACAAGTGACCCGTGCCTTGTGGCCGATAGAGTTGACCCAGCCGTCATTCTCCTTACC AGGAGAAAATGCTGTCGTGGGTGGTGACTCTTTTGCTTGTGGCAATGGTTCAAGGCGGACCTTTGGGGTCTATACATATGGAAAGTCAAGTGAAAATCGAGAAACCTCAGATAGGGAGACAACCGCTGAAGATGATCGATGTTCAGAGAGTGGACAGAACTGA